The following coding sequences lie in one Arachis hypogaea cultivar Tifrunner chromosome 9, arahy.Tifrunner.gnm2.J5K5, whole genome shotgun sequence genomic window:
- the LOC112709788 gene encoding pseudo histidine-containing phosphotransfer protein 6 gives MLGLGADLLWADMNRLLAFLFHQGVLDEQFLQLQQLQDETSPNFVSEVVNIYFHESEKLLRNLRGLLMEKEFSDYKKMGIHLNQLMGSSSSIGAKRVTNVCLAFRAATDHSNRSGCLRALEMLEHEYCYLKNKLHELFQIEQQRALAAGVRYPVQNN, from the exons ATGCTTGGTTTGGGTGCGGACCTCCTGTGGGCCGACATGAACCGTCTTCTTGCTTTTCTCTTCCACCAG GGAGTGTTGGATGAGCAATTCTTGCAGCTTCAGCAGTTGCAGGATGAGACGTCTCCAAACTTTGTCTCCGAAGTAGTGAACATTTACTTTCATGAATCGGAAAAGCTTCTAAGGAATCTGAGAGGGTTGTTAATGGAAAAAGAGTTTTCAGATTACAAGAAAATGGGAATCCATTTGAATCAGTTAATGGGAAGCAGCTCAAGCATTGGCGCCAAGAGAGTCACCAATGTTTGTCTTGCCTTTCGTGCTGCCACTGATCACAGTAACCGCTCtgg ATGTTTGCGAGCGCTGGAGATGCTTGAGCACGAATATTGCTATCTCAAGAACAAATTACATGAATTATTCCAA ATTGAACAGCAACGTGCATTGGCAGCAGGAGTGAGGTACCCGGTGCAGAATAATTAA